In Schlegelella aquatica, one DNA window encodes the following:
- the ccsB gene encoding c-type cytochrome biogenesis protein CcsB, translated as MNTTTLQLDAPGYFARRTWLDWLFAVLAVVGAAVAFSRYGASMDVYEKGILIGAVPAVIGLGWFWPPLRVLMLAVGAASLLAIGLYARVHDAFGADLAAGENVFLLKYFLSSQSAILWMSVLFFMSTVFYWIGYFARERGATAERIGSKLAWAAVTMALIGTLVRWFESHQIAPDIGHIPVSNLYEVFVLFCWLTALFYLYYEDQYRTRALGAFAMLIVSAAVGFLLWYTVVRGAHEIQPLVPALQSWWMKLHVPANFIGYGTFALAAMVAFAYLIKQQAGETRWWRLAPLWLLGVVLCFEPLVFRRSGEGGSAYWMVYFGVSALAVGGILLARRRIAERLPALEVLDDVMYKSIAVGFAFFTIATILGALWAAEAWGGYWSWDPKETWALIVWLNYAAWLHMRLMKGLRGTVAAWWALVGLAVTTFAFLGVNMFLSGLHSYGEL; from the coding sequence ATGAACACGACCACCCTGCAACTCGACGCGCCCGGCTATTTCGCGCGCCGCACCTGGTTGGACTGGCTCTTTGCAGTGCTGGCAGTCGTCGGCGCGGCGGTGGCTTTCTCGCGCTACGGCGCCTCGATGGACGTCTACGAGAAGGGCATCCTGATCGGTGCCGTGCCGGCCGTGATCGGCCTGGGCTGGTTCTGGCCGCCGTTGCGCGTGCTGATGCTCGCAGTCGGCGCCGCCTCGTTGCTGGCGATCGGGCTGTATGCGCGCGTGCACGACGCCTTCGGGGCCGACTTGGCCGCCGGCGAGAACGTCTTTCTGCTCAAGTACTTCCTCTCCAGCCAGAGCGCCATCCTCTGGATGAGCGTGCTGTTCTTCATGAGCACGGTGTTCTACTGGATCGGCTACTTCGCCCGCGAGCGCGGTGCCACCGCCGAGCGGATCGGCTCGAAGCTCGCCTGGGCGGCGGTCACGATGGCGTTGATCGGCACGCTGGTGCGGTGGTTCGAAAGCCACCAGATCGCCCCCGACATCGGCCACATCCCGGTGAGCAACCTGTACGAAGTGTTCGTGCTGTTTTGCTGGCTGACCGCGCTCTTCTACCTCTACTACGAAGACCAGTACCGCACGCGGGCCCTGGGCGCCTTCGCCATGCTGATCGTGAGCGCCGCGGTGGGCTTCCTGCTGTGGTACACGGTCGTGCGGGGGGCGCACGAGATTCAGCCGCTGGTGCCGGCGCTGCAGAGCTGGTGGATGAAGCTGCACGTGCCCGCCAACTTCATCGGCTACGGCACCTTCGCGCTCGCCGCGATGGTGGCGTTCGCCTACCTCATCAAGCAACAGGCCGGCGAGACGCGCTGGTGGCGCCTGGCGCCGCTGTGGCTGCTCGGTGTGGTGCTGTGCTTCGAGCCGCTGGTGTTTCGGCGCTCCGGCGAGGGCGGCAGTGCCTACTGGATGGTCTATTTCGGCGTGTCGGCCTTGGCCGTCGGCGGCATTCTCCTGGCCCGGCGCCGCATCGCCGAGCGCCTGCCGGCGCTGGAGGTGCTCGACGACGTGATGTACAAGTCCATCGCGGTGGGCTTCGCGTTCTTCACGATCGCCACCATCCTGGGCGCGCTGTGGGCGGCCGAGGCCTGGGGCGGCTACTGGAGCTGGGACCCGAAGGAGACCTGGGCGCTGATCGTCTGGCTCAACTACGCCGCCTGGCTGCACATGCGGCTGATGAAGGGGTTGCGCGGCACGGTCGCGGCGTGGTGGGCCCTGGTGGGCCTGGCCGTCACCACCTTCGCGTTCCTCGGCGTGAACATGTTCCTCTCGGGGCTGCACTCCTACGGCGAGCTCTGA
- a CDS encoding cytochrome c biogenesis protein ResB yields the protein MSSSTTGLEVRSGARAWREAVELVSSMRFAIALLTVICIASVIGTVVKQHEPWVNYVNQFGPFWAEAFGAVRLYSVYSAWWFLLILAFLVVSTSLCIARNTPKILHDLRTYKEHVREQSLQAFHHKASAELAAPRDETLRRVTALLQRNGWKARADVRTQGVMVAAKKGGANRIGYLAAHSAIVLICLGGLFDGDLIVRAQMWFAGKEPYAGSGRVSEVPAKHWLSIDNPTFRGNMLVPEGARSDTVILNQSDGVLLQPLPFDIELKKFIVEYYETGMPKLFASEIVIHDHETKQAIPATVKVNQPAFHRGVAIYQSSFDDGGSRVVLQAQPLQGAGQPFTVEGRVGDATTLRNGNEQLTLEFTGLRVINVENLGAAGAGADVRKVDLIGSLDKHLGSSAKPPGDKTLRNVGPSVTYKLRDASGQAREFHNYMLPIELDGQRVFLAGVRDSPAESFRYLRIPADDRDSMDGWLRLHSALLDASSREQAVQRYVRQAAPPGKPELAEQLQVSARRALGLFAGAEAVRAGGPPSAGLQAIADFMEEHVPEPDRARTSEVLVRILNGVLFELAQLTRERAGLPPLAPDDRTQAFMTQAVLSLSDAFFYPAPLILELKDFQQVQASVFQLARAPGKKLVYLGCLLLVLGVFAMLYVRERRLWIWLQGTEAGTTRLVAALSSTRKTLDADREFDSLKSALLTAAAAPTEAR from the coding sequence ATGTCCAGCTCCACCACCGGTCTCGAGGTCCGTTCCGGCGCGCGCGCATGGCGCGAGGCGGTGGAGCTCGTCTCGTCGATGCGCTTTGCGATCGCGCTGTTGACGGTCATCTGCATCGCCTCCGTCATCGGCACCGTCGTCAAGCAGCACGAGCCCTGGGTCAACTACGTGAACCAGTTCGGCCCCTTCTGGGCCGAGGCGTTCGGCGCGGTGCGGCTGTACTCGGTGTACAGCGCGTGGTGGTTCCTGCTCATCCTCGCGTTCCTGGTCGTCTCGACGAGCCTGTGCATCGCCCGGAACACGCCGAAGATCCTGCACGACCTCAGGACGTACAAGGAGCATGTGCGCGAGCAGAGCCTGCAAGCCTTCCATCACAAGGCGAGCGCGGAACTCGCCGCGCCCCGCGACGAGACCCTGCGGCGAGTGACGGCCCTGCTGCAGCGCAACGGCTGGAAGGCGCGTGCCGATGTGCGGACACAAGGCGTGATGGTCGCAGCCAAGAAGGGCGGTGCCAACCGCATCGGCTACCTGGCGGCGCACTCGGCGATCGTGCTGATCTGCCTGGGCGGTCTGTTCGACGGCGACCTCATCGTGCGCGCGCAGATGTGGTTCGCCGGCAAGGAGCCCTATGCCGGCTCAGGGCGCGTCAGCGAAGTGCCGGCCAAGCACTGGCTCAGCATCGACAACCCGACCTTCCGCGGCAACATGCTGGTGCCCGAGGGCGCCCGCTCCGACACGGTGATCCTCAACCAGTCCGACGGCGTGCTGCTGCAACCGCTGCCCTTCGACATCGAGCTGAAGAAGTTCATCGTCGAGTACTACGAGACGGGCATGCCCAAACTCTTCGCCAGCGAGATCGTGATCCACGATCACGAGACGAAGCAGGCGATCCCGGCGACGGTGAAGGTCAACCAACCTGCGTTCCATCGGGGCGTGGCGATCTACCAATCCAGCTTCGACGACGGGGGCTCCCGCGTGGTGCTGCAAGCCCAGCCCCTGCAAGGCGCAGGGCAGCCTTTCACCGTGGAAGGCCGGGTCGGCGACGCGACCACGCTGCGCAACGGCAACGAGCAGCTGACGCTGGAATTCACCGGCCTGCGCGTCATCAATGTCGAGAACCTGGGCGCGGCCGGCGCCGGGGCCGACGTGCGCAAGGTGGATCTGATCGGCAGCCTCGACAAGCACCTGGGCTCCAGCGCGAAGCCCCCCGGCGACAAGACGCTGCGCAACGTGGGGCCCTCGGTCACCTACAAGCTGCGGGACGCCAGCGGCCAGGCGCGCGAGTTCCACAACTACATGCTGCCGATCGAACTCGACGGCCAGCGCGTGTTCCTGGCCGGCGTGCGCGACAGCCCGGCCGAGTCGTTCCGGTACCTGCGCATCCCCGCGGATGACCGCGACAGCATGGACGGCTGGCTGCGCCTGCACAGTGCGTTGCTCGATGCCTCGTCGCGCGAGCAGGCGGTGCAGCGTTACGTGCGCCAGGCGGCCCCGCCCGGCAAGCCGGAGCTGGCCGAGCAGTTGCAGGTGTCGGCGCGGCGCGCGCTCGGGCTCTTTGCCGGCGCCGAGGCGGTGCGCGCAGGCGGGCCGCCCTCGGCCGGCCTGCAGGCGATCGCCGACTTCATGGAAGAGCACGTGCCCGAGCCGGACCGCGCCCGCACCTCGGAGGTGCTGGTGCGGATCCTCAACGGTGTGCTGTTCGAGCTCGCGCAGCTCACCCGCGAACGGGCCGGCCTGCCGCCGCTCGCCCCCGATGACCGGACCCAGGCCTTCATGACCCAGGCCGTGCTCTCGCTGTCGGACGCCTTCTTCTACCCTGCCCCGCTGATCCTCGAGCTCAAGGACTTCCAGCAGGTGCAGGCCAGCGTCTTCCAGTTGGCGCGTGCGCCGGGCAAGAAGCTGGTGTACCTGGGCTGCCTGCTGCTGGTGCTGGGCGTCTTCGCCATGCTCTATGTGAGGGAACGCCGGCTGTGGATCTGGCTCCAAGGCACCGAGGCCGGCACCACCCGGTTGGTGGCGGCACTGTCGTCCACCCGCAAGACGCTGGACGCCGACCGAGAGTTCGACTCCCTGAAATCCGCCCTGCTGACGGCTGCGGCCGCGCCCACGGAGGCCCGATGA
- a CDS encoding YitT family protein: MSAHPALAVERHTAFEDAQALVTGTLFIALGVALFKHAGLLTGGTAGLAFLLHYATGWSFGAVFFVLNLPFYWLAWRRMGAAFTVKTFVAVALLSVFTELQPWVIGFQALTPAYAAVMGGLLMGAGFLMLFRHRASLGGVGILALYLQDSRGWRAGKVQMAIDCAIVAAAFAIVDPQRVVYSVVGAVALNLILAINHKPGRYVAM; encoded by the coding sequence ATGTCGGCCCACCCCGCCCTTGCCGTCGAACGCCACACCGCCTTCGAGGACGCCCAAGCCCTCGTGACGGGCACCCTCTTCATTGCGCTGGGCGTCGCGCTGTTCAAGCACGCCGGCCTGCTCACCGGCGGCACGGCGGGGCTGGCCTTCCTGCTCCACTACGCCACCGGCTGGAGCTTCGGCGCGGTGTTCTTCGTGCTGAACCTGCCCTTCTACTGGCTCGCGTGGCGGCGTATGGGGGCGGCCTTCACCGTCAAGACCTTCGTCGCCGTCGCGCTGCTGTCGGTGTTCACCGAACTGCAGCCATGGGTCATCGGGTTCCAGGCCCTCACGCCGGCCTATGCCGCGGTGATGGGCGGGCTGCTGATGGGCGCGGGATTCCTGATGCTGTTCCGCCACCGGGCGAGCCTGGGCGGGGTGGGCATCCTGGCCCTCTACCTCCAGGACAGCCGGGGATGGCGGGCCGGGAAGGTGCAGATGGCCATCGACTGCGCGATCGTGGCCGCCGCTTTTGCGATCGTCGACCCGCAGCGGGTGGTCTACTCGGTGGTGGGCGCCGTGGCGCTCAACCTCATCCTGGCGATCAACCACAAGCCGGGGCGTTACGTCGCGATGTGA
- a CDS encoding c-type cytochrome yields MKSIATLMLAAAALAPAFAADAPAQAPAQPDLAKGQAIATQVCAACHAVDGSRGSPANPILAGQHPEYIVKQLTEFKSGKRKNPVMQGFASALSEADMKNVAAFYASKQAKSGFAKDKALVTLGERIYRGGIADKQVPACAGCHSPTGAGIPSQYPRLSGQHAEYTEAQLVAFRGGARDNNAQMTAIAAKMSDREVKAVADYIAGLR; encoded by the coding sequence ATGAAATCGATCGCTACCCTGATGCTCGCCGCTGCCGCGCTGGCTCCCGCCTTTGCGGCCGATGCACCTGCCCAAGCCCCGGCCCAGCCCGACCTCGCCAAGGGCCAGGCGATCGCCACGCAGGTGTGCGCGGCCTGCCATGCGGTGGACGGCTCGCGCGGCAGCCCCGCCAACCCGATCCTCGCGGGTCAGCATCCGGAGTACATCGTCAAGCAGCTCACCGAGTTCAAGTCGGGCAAGCGCAAGAACCCCGTCATGCAGGGCTTCGCCTCCGCGCTCAGCGAGGCCGACATGAAGAACGTGGCCGCGTTCTACGCCAGCAAGCAGGCCAAGTCCGGCTTCGCCAAGGACAAGGCACTGGTCACGCTGGGCGAGCGCATCTACCGCGGCGGCATTGCCGACAAGCAGGTGCCCGCGTGCGCCGGTTGCCACAGCCCCACGGGCGCCGGCATCCCCTCGCAGTACCCCCGCCTGAGCGGTCAGCACGCCGAGTACACCGAGGCTCAGTTGGTCGCCTTCCGCGGCGGCGCGCGCGACAACAACGCCCAGATGACGGCGATCGCGGCCAAGATGTCGGACCGCGAGGTCAAGGCGGTGGCCGACTACATCGCGGGTCTGCGCTGA
- the msrP gene encoding protein-methionine-sulfoxide reductase catalytic subunit MsrP, which translates to MHLRKFRHYEHPVASEITPQAVYESRRDWLRWMATGAAGAALAAWANGEALAQAVPSRPGKLPPLDAVRSAVPGAVTMEKPTAYQDVTTYNNFYEFGTDKSDPARLAGALKTRPWTVAVEGEVRKPKVYDIEELLKLAPMEERIYRLRCVEGWSMVIPWVGYSLAELIRRVEPTGNAKYVEFHTLADKAQMPGVRSSVLLWPYVEGLRLDEAMHPLTLLAFGLYGEVLPNQNGAPVRLVVPWKYGFKSAKSIVRVRFVEKQPTTAWSAAAPHEYGFYSNVNPKVDHPRWSQATERRIGEDGLFQRKRPTQMFNGYEAQVAHLYAGMDLKKFY; encoded by the coding sequence ATGCACCTGCGCAAGTTCCGCCACTACGAACACCCGGTCGCCTCGGAAATCACCCCGCAGGCGGTGTACGAATCGCGTCGCGACTGGCTGCGCTGGATGGCCACCGGCGCTGCGGGGGCGGCCTTGGCCGCCTGGGCCAATGGCGAGGCGCTCGCGCAGGCCGTCCCCTCGCGACCGGGCAAGCTGCCCCCGCTCGACGCCGTGCGCAGCGCCGTGCCGGGCGCGGTGACGATGGAAAAGCCCACCGCCTACCAGGACGTCACCACCTACAACAACTTCTACGAGTTCGGCACCGACAAGAGCGATCCTGCCCGGCTGGCCGGCGCGCTGAAGACCCGCCCCTGGACGGTGGCCGTCGAAGGCGAGGTGCGCAAGCCCAAGGTCTACGACATCGAGGAGCTCCTCAAGCTCGCGCCGATGGAGGAGCGCATCTACCGGCTGCGCTGCGTGGAAGGCTGGTCGATGGTGATTCCCTGGGTGGGTTATTCACTGGCCGAGCTGATCCGGCGCGTGGAGCCGACCGGCAACGCCAAGTACGTCGAGTTCCACACCCTGGCCGACAAGGCGCAGATGCCCGGCGTGAGGTCGTCGGTGCTGCTGTGGCCGTATGTGGAAGGGCTGCGGCTGGACGAGGCGATGCATCCGCTCACGCTGCTCGCGTTCGGGCTGTATGGCGAGGTGCTGCCCAACCAGAACGGCGCCCCGGTGCGGCTGGTGGTGCCCTGGAAGTACGGCTTCAAGTCGGCCAAGTCCATCGTGCGGGTTCGCTTCGTCGAGAAGCAGCCGACCACCGCATGGAGCGCCGCGGCGCCGCACGAGTACGGGTTCTATTCCAACGTCAACCCGAAGGTGGACCACCCGCGCTGGAGCCAGGCCACCGAACGGCGCATCGGCGAGGACGGCCTTTTCCAGCGCAAGCGGCCCACGCAGATGTTCAACGGCTACGAGGCCCAGGTGGCGCATCTGTATGCCGGGATGGATCTCAAGAAGTTCTACTGA
- a CDS encoding alpha/beta fold hydrolase yields MSPVEMETFTAELAHGIRLVCRRAGPAGAPVLVMLHGFPEAAFAWDDVAARLAPRWRVVAPNLRGYAGSSTPKDVEAYRAKHLVQDVAELLRQLGAPVAALVAHDWGGAVAWNLAVQQPELIERLVIVNSPHPATFLRELKHNPAQQAASAYMNFLCRPDAEQLLAADDYARLWPFFERMGAAAEGGWLDEAMRERYREVWRQGLTGPLNYYRASPLRPPTDRDAAATRVELRPEQVTVRVPTLVLWGEADTALPPALLDGLEDYVPRLTVRRRPHATHWILHEEPQWVAEQIEAFLDGRL; encoded by the coding sequence ATGAGCCCTGTCGAGATGGAGACTTTCACCGCAGAGCTTGCGCACGGCATCCGGCTGGTGTGCCGGCGTGCGGGGCCGGCGGGCGCGCCCGTGCTGGTGATGCTGCACGGCTTTCCGGAAGCGGCTTTCGCGTGGGACGACGTGGCGGCCCGCCTGGCGCCGCGCTGGCGGGTGGTGGCGCCCAACCTGAGGGGCTACGCCGGCTCCTCGACGCCGAAGGACGTGGAAGCCTACCGCGCGAAGCACCTGGTGCAGGACGTCGCCGAGCTGTTGCGCCAGCTCGGCGCGCCCGTGGCGGCGCTCGTCGCCCACGACTGGGGCGGTGCGGTGGCCTGGAACCTCGCGGTGCAGCAGCCGGAACTGATCGAGCGCCTGGTGATCGTCAATTCGCCCCATCCGGCCACCTTCCTGCGGGAGCTCAAGCACAACCCCGCCCAGCAGGCGGCCAGCGCCTACATGAACTTCCTGTGCCGCCCCGACGCCGAGCAATTGCTGGCGGCCGACGACTACGCGCGCCTGTGGCCGTTCTTCGAGCGCATGGGCGCGGCCGCAGAGGGGGGCTGGCTCGACGAGGCGATGCGCGAGCGCTACCGGGAGGTCTGGCGCCAGGGCCTGACCGGGCCGCTCAACTACTACCGCGCCTCGCCGCTGCGCCCGCCCACCGACCGGGACGCGGCTGCCACCCGCGTGGAACTGCGCCCCGAGCAGGTGACCGTCCGGGTGCCCACGCTCGTGCTGTGGGGCGAGGCCGACACGGCGCTGCCGCCTGCATTGCTCGACGGGCTGGAGGACTACGTGCCGAGGCTCACCGTGCGCCGCCGGCCTCATGCCACGCACTGGATCCTGCACGAGGAGCCGCAGTGGGTGGCCGAGCAGATCGAAGCCTTCCTGGACGGCCGTCTCTGA
- a CDS encoding DUF1631 domain-containing protein produces the protein MTAPHALQLHLEPVLAGLPDFARRVVAATLESLRSSSMALAVAQDRQQVFAAMEALNRHGARWVESFASHLDQAVREAMDDRAAARGRSIGRLRVDELTLVDERQAEEDIETSRTVMQIEELAEWELREVQAYMAALRGETTIRREANPLRPEVYARALSHSSRVLPLDTAPRMLLLRTAGSEMGRLLREAYASLCRGLEQKGVEPLSFRAVPTPASPAPARDPFGQVLGKLRAAAPAGAPAVPGGLEARLAELNRRIAPDSLPVPLDAPHVTVPNVLQQLQAPAAGAAPTSPDPELVSLLSKLFDQILADPRLLPPVRSVLGRLQVSVLRVALQDPTLLTEQQHPTWLLLDRIASHCAGYADVKDERLSGFLAFVEQLVGRVAAQDKPDATLYRRALQEVNDYIDAKAREAIERSRAAVEKLQRIERAEQLRSVLRQQMRQWQGPPISQSLRDFLFGPWVDVLVEAMSRYGEDGQETSELLHTVDELLWSLQPMRNAEDRARLRALLPLMTERLQRGLDLIGMPTEQRAAVLAELRAMHTKHMREPAPEDLTPEQLVQRLREEEDSGPLWFDSGEDVDRSVLPTVPIGLMSHPETEAGRLAREAWQSRLVPGTWYLMFVQGRWVTAQLTWVSDNKQFFLFSSQQVGHSHSMTRRALERLLREGLVTVLEDRSLLQRAADSMLQDLDGPR, from the coding sequence ATGACCGCCCCTCACGCCTTGCAGCTGCATCTGGAACCCGTGCTCGCGGGCCTACCCGACTTCGCGCGGCGCGTGGTCGCGGCCACCCTCGAGTCACTGCGCAGCAGCAGCATGGCGCTGGCCGTCGCGCAGGACCGCCAGCAGGTCTTCGCCGCCATGGAGGCGCTCAACCGCCACGGCGCACGGTGGGTCGAGTCGTTCGCGAGCCACCTCGACCAGGCCGTGCGAGAAGCCATGGACGATCGAGCCGCCGCGCGCGGCCGCTCGATCGGTCGTCTGCGCGTCGACGAGCTGACCCTGGTCGACGAGCGCCAGGCCGAGGAAGACATCGAGACCTCGCGCACGGTCATGCAGATCGAAGAGCTGGCGGAATGGGAGTTGCGCGAGGTGCAGGCCTACATGGCGGCCCTGCGGGGTGAAACCACCATCCGGCGCGAGGCGAATCCGTTGCGCCCCGAGGTATATGCCCGGGCCTTGAGCCATTCGAGCCGGGTCCTGCCGCTGGACACGGCTCCGAGGATGCTGCTGCTGCGCACGGCAGGCAGCGAGATGGGGCGCCTGCTGCGCGAGGCGTACGCCAGTCTGTGCCGCGGCCTGGAGCAAAAGGGGGTGGAGCCGTTGTCGTTCCGGGCCGTGCCCACCCCCGCCAGCCCGGCGCCCGCGCGCGATCCGTTCGGCCAGGTGCTGGGCAAGTTGCGGGCGGCCGCTCCTGCGGGCGCGCCCGCGGTCCCCGGAGGGCTGGAGGCGCGGCTCGCCGAGCTGAACCGCCGCATCGCCCCGGACAGCCTGCCCGTCCCGCTCGATGCGCCGCACGTGACCGTACCCAATGTGCTGCAGCAGCTGCAGGCCCCCGCCGCCGGGGCCGCGCCGACAAGCCCGGACCCTGAGCTGGTGTCGCTGCTGTCCAAACTGTTCGATCAGATCTTGGCCGACCCTCGCCTGCTGCCCCCGGTGCGCAGCGTGCTCGGCCGGCTGCAAGTCTCGGTGCTGCGCGTCGCCTTGCAAGACCCGACCCTGCTCACCGAGCAACAGCACCCGACCTGGCTGCTGCTCGATCGCATCGCCTCTCACTGCGCAGGCTATGCCGATGTGAAGGACGAGCGCCTGAGCGGCTTTCTCGCTTTCGTCGAACAGCTCGTCGGACGCGTCGCGGCGCAAGACAAGCCGGACGCGACGCTCTACCGCCGGGCCTTGCAGGAAGTCAACGACTACATCGATGCCAAGGCCCGCGAGGCGATCGAACGCTCGCGCGCGGCGGTCGAGAAGCTCCAGCGCATCGAGCGCGCCGAGCAGTTGCGCAGCGTGTTGCGCCAGCAGATGCGCCAGTGGCAAGGGCCGCCCATCAGCCAGAGCCTGCGCGACTTCCTCTTCGGCCCCTGGGTGGACGTGCTGGTCGAGGCGATGAGCCGCTACGGCGAGGACGGGCAGGAGACGTCGGAGCTGCTGCACACCGTCGACGAGCTGCTGTGGAGCCTGCAGCCGATGCGCAATGCCGAGGACCGCGCCCGGCTGCGCGCCCTGTTGCCGCTCATGACCGAGCGCCTGCAGCGCGGGCTGGACCTGATCGGCATGCCGACCGAGCAGCGGGCCGCGGTGCTGGCGGAGCTGCGCGCGATGCACACCAAGCACATGCGCGAGCCGGCCCCGGAGGATCTGACACCCGAGCAACTGGTGCAACGGTTGCGCGAGGAGGAGGACTCGGGCCCGCTGTGGTTCGATTCCGGCGAGGACGTGGACCGCAGTGTCCTGCCCACCGTGCCGATCGGCCTGATGTCTCACCCCGAGACGGAGGCCGGCCGCCTGGCGCGCGAAGCCTGGCAGTCCCGGCTGGTGCCCGGCACTTGGTACCTGATGTTCGTCCAGGGCCGCTGGGTCACGGCGCAGCTCACCTGGGTGAGCGACAACAAGCAGTTCTTCCTGTTCTCCAGTCAGCAGGTGGGGCATTCGCACTCGATGACCCGGCGCGCGCTGGAGCGCCTCCTGCGCGAAGGACTCGTCACCGTGCTGGAAGACCGCTCGCTGCTGCAGCGCGCGGCAGACAGCATGTTGCAGGACCTCGACGGCCCCCGATGA
- a CDS encoding sulfite oxidase heme-binding subunit YedZ: MHLLLHPLAKPLALVLLCAPGATLLWGAAAGQLGANPAEALIRSLGDWALRLLCLTLAVTPLRLWTGWHALARFRRMLGVASFFYAVLHFLAYAWLDMGLYLDDILRDIGKRPFILVGFAALLGLLPLAATSFNRAIRALGAARWQRLHRLVYVIAPLALLHFYWMRAGKNDFAEVYVYATIVAVLLMARLARARRAGPAATRRA; this comes from the coding sequence ATGCATCTGCTGTTGCACCCGCTGGCCAAGCCGCTCGCGCTCGTGCTGCTGTGCGCGCCCGGTGCGACGCTGCTGTGGGGCGCCGCGGCCGGCCAGCTCGGGGCCAACCCGGCGGAGGCCCTCATCCGGTCGCTCGGCGACTGGGCGCTGCGGTTGCTGTGCCTCACGCTGGCCGTCACGCCGCTGCGGCTGTGGACCGGCTGGCATGCGCTGGCGCGCTTCCGGCGTATGCTGGGCGTGGCGAGCTTCTTCTACGCAGTGCTGCACTTCCTGGCCTACGCCTGGCTCGATATGGGCCTGTACCTCGACGACATCCTGCGCGACATCGGCAAAAGACCCTTCATCCTGGTGGGCTTCGCCGCCCTGCTCGGGTTGCTGCCGCTGGCGGCCACCTCCTTCAACCGGGCGATCCGCGCGCTCGGTGCGGCCCGCTGGCAGCGGCTGCATCGCCTCGTCTACGTGATCGCGCCTCTGGCGCTGCTGCACTTCTATTGGATGCGGGCGGGCAAGAACGACTTCGCCGAGGTGTATGTCTACGCGACGATCGTCGCGGTGCTGCTGATGGCCCGACTGGCGCGTGCCCGCCGGGCTGGGCCGGCCGCCACACGCCGGGCTTGA
- the yihA gene encoding ribosome biogenesis GTP-binding protein YihA/YsxC — MSDVTPSGAAAAPGPDAKRALAWAHTARFLVTASQLHQLPQHALPEIAFVGRSNAGKSTAINTLTQQRRLAFASKTPGRTQHINLFELGPRQAADAVLADLPGYGYAAVERTAKLRWQEVMARYLAERSQLRGVVLLVDARHGPTELDQQLLRFVAPRVGTGEVRLLVALTKADKLSRHEAQRSLRAAEQVVGEFVTEHADVGLLLFSSLNRTGLDDLALTLHHWAHPVA; from the coding sequence ATGTCCGATGTCACCCCCTCCGGGGCGGCTGCCGCGCCCGGGCCCGACGCCAAGCGGGCGCTCGCCTGGGCCCACACCGCCCGTTTCCTCGTCACCGCCAGCCAGTTGCATCAGCTGCCGCAGCACGCGTTGCCCGAGATCGCCTTCGTCGGCCGTTCCAACGCCGGCAAGTCGACCGCGATCAACACGCTGACGCAGCAGCGCCGGCTCGCCTTCGCATCCAAGACGCCCGGCCGCACGCAGCACATCAACCTGTTCGAGCTGGGCCCCCGCCAGGCGGCCGACGCCGTGCTGGCGGACCTGCCCGGCTACGGCTACGCGGCGGTCGAGCGCACCGCCAAGCTGCGCTGGCAGGAGGTGATGGCCCGCTACCTGGCCGAGCGCTCTCAGTTGCGGGGCGTGGTGCTGCTCGTCGATGCGCGCCACGGGCCGACCGAGCTGGACCAGCAATTGCTGCGGTTCGTCGCGCCGCGGGTCGGAACCGGGGAGGTGCGCCTGCTGGTGGCGCTCACCAAGGCCGACAAGTTGAGCCGGCACGAGGCCCAGCGCTCGCTGCGCGCTGCCGAGCAGGTGGTGGGTGAGTTCGTGACCGAGCACGCCGACGTGGGCCTGCTGCTGTTCTCGTCGCTGAACCGCACCGGGCTGGACGACCTGGCGCTGACCCTCCATCACTGGGCGCATCCCGTCGCCTAG
- a CDS encoding YaeQ family protein: MALKSTVFKVDLQVADMDRGYYADHALTLARHPSENDERLMARVLAFALHAHERLAFANGLTDTDEPDLWRRDLTGQVELWIDVGQPEEKLVRRAAHRAQQVVVLSFGRQAPVWWAQNRTLLERLPHLRVLHVRPASIEALAALVERTLRLQCTVQDGQVWLGHERQTVEVEIEEWKAPR, translated from the coding sequence ATGGCTCTCAAATCCACCGTCTTCAAGGTCGACCTGCAGGTCGCCGACATGGACCGCGGCTACTACGCCGATCACGCGTTGACCCTCGCCCGTCATCCTTCGGAGAACGACGAACGCCTGATGGCGCGGGTGCTCGCCTTCGCGCTGCATGCGCACGAGCGGCTGGCCTTTGCCAACGGGCTCACGGACACCGACGAGCCCGACCTCTGGCGTCGCGACCTCACCGGCCAGGTGGAGCTGTGGATCGACGTCGGGCAGCCGGAGGAGAAACTGGTGCGTCGGGCGGCGCACCGGGCGCAGCAGGTCGTCGTGCTGAGCTTCGGGCGCCAGGCCCCGGTGTGGTGGGCGCAGAACCGCACCCTGCTCGAACGACTGCCGCACTTGCGCGTCCTGCACGTGCGGCCGGCCAGCATCGAGGCGCTTGCCGCGCTGGTGGAGCGGACGCTGCGACTGCAATGCACCGTCCAAGACGGGCAGGTCTGGCTCGGTCACGAGCGCCAGACGGTGGAGGTGGAGATCGAGGAGTGGAAAGCCCCGCGCTGA